Proteins from a genomic interval of Chanodichthys erythropterus isolate Z2021 chromosome 8, ASM2448905v1, whole genome shotgun sequence:
- the wu:fc23c09 gene encoding wu:fc23c09, translating to MKTLMLLFWIFAVPVHTFVIQPSVNLTVLQNVSSEGDLWAEQRLDRFMENLSIEKDKRSEQEATIQEADEDTVTVHSKTTKHHGMKKTEMEKQTSRQTESDVIKKEVKQKEDQQGQNMSDAILTKPILTAWNTTYSQEVEGKEHLPPTVNQYTTPPTMATTSQPVLHLLTESVTLLPSSPSTSQRQATAETETTVETTKLHIVNSTAEAKGTTLLVNESSTNDDLRVELHVMNSSKLHPLEEVSVDVRVMAARAGPTAKAPPSTFMAKPKNKAASAKLKANKTLKAKKKKAIKGKVKKTTKVLKKAKKVKKLKRERKLKPTTPSYFPYFEDHYCPSECFCYGRVVQCSDKDLDNVPYGIPYNSRYILLMNNHIDSIQLNLLSEYDSMEFLVLSNNRLTDASIEGAFEGIQSLKRLYVERNLLGSIPTDLPGTLEELRLDRNQISVMSDAAFGRCPSLLILSLSNNSLGNKSIPPGVLLPLGKLRILTLSYNQLSSVPLQLPLSLRELYLRGNRIQSLQGDMFWGEAELEVLDLSANRLTDKGLGKAALLNASNLESLNLEGNSLKQVPHHLPRTIKTLNLEGNFISSISKDAFISMPQLEHLGLARNKITKVALGAFRVLPLLHQIDMSHNSLQQVPRQLPLWLHSVTFANNKIRAIPRDAFCWGRGNESALSGLVNVHLEYNMIDLGHLDTLAFRCLRGFQVVQFY from the exons ATGAAGACCCTAATGCTGCTGTTTTGGATTTTTGCTGTGCCTGTACACACTTTTGTGATTCAGCCGA GTGTAAATTTGACAGTCCTGCAGAATGTATCTTCAGAAGGTGACCTTTGGGCAGAGCAGAGACTTGATCGGTTTATGGAGAATCTCAGCATTGAAAAGGATAAAAGAAGTGAGCAAGAAGCCACGATCCAAGAGGCGGATGAAGATACAGTCACGGTTCACAGTAAGACAACTAAACACCATGGTATGAAGAAAACAGAAATGGAGAAACAAACAAGTCGGCAAACAGAAAGTGATGTAATAAAGAAGGAAGTCAAACAAAAAGAGGATCAGCAAGGACAGAATATGTCAGATGCAATCTTAACCAAACCCATCCTCACTGCATGGAATACCACCTATTCACAAGAAGTGGAGGGTAAGGAACATCTACCTCCAACAGTCAATCAATATACCACTCCGCCTACCATGGCCACCACCTCCCAACCTGTCCTGCACTTGCTTACAGAGTCAGTCACTCTACTTCCATCATCCCCGTCCACATCACAAAGACAAGCAACTGCTGAGACCGAAACTACAGTTGAAACCACAAAACTTCACATTGTAAATTCAACTGCTGAGGCAAAGGGAACCACCTTACTGGTAAATGAAAGCAGCACAAATGATGACCTCAGAGTGGAACTCCATGTGATGAACAGCTCTAAACTCCACCCACTAGAGGAAGTGAGTGTTGATGTCAGAGTAATGGCAGCAAGGGCAGGACCCACTGCAAAGGCCCCTCCTAGTACTTTTATGGCCAAACCAAAAAACAAAGCAGCAAGTGCCAAACTTAAAgccaataaaacattaaaagcgAAGAAAAAAAAGGCAATCAAAGGAAAGGTGAAGAAGACAaccaaagttttgaaaaaagcaAAGAAAGTGAAAAAGTTAAAACGAGAGCGGAAATTGAAGCCAACAACACCTTCGTATTTTCCGTACTTTGAAGATCACTATTGTCCCTCTGAATGTTTCTGCTATGGGAG GGTTGTGCAGTGTTCCGACAAAGATTTGGACAATGTGCCTTATGGAATTCCTTACAACTCCCGTTACATTCTCTTAATGAACAACCACATCGATAGCATTCAGTTGAACTTGCTCTCCGAGTACGACTCCATGGAGTTCCTGGTGTTAAGCAACAACCGTTTAACAGATGCGTCGATCGAAGGTGCCTTTGAAGGTATCCAGAGCCTTAAGAGACTATACGTGGAGCGGAACCTTCTCGGAAGCATTCCCACCGACCTGCCAGGTACTCTTGAGGAGCTACGACTGGACAGGAACCAGATAAGTGTGATGTCTGATGCAGCTTTCGGACGCTGCCCAAGCCTTCTGATCCTCAGCCTGAGCAACAACAGCCTAGGGAACAAATCTATCCCTCCGGGAGTTCTTCTTCCCTTGGGCAAACTTCGAATACTTACGCTTTCCTACAACCAGCTTTCCTCTGTTCCGCTGCAGCTGCCCCTCAGTCTTCGAGAACTCTATCTTAGAGGCAACCGCATTCAAAGTCTCCAAGGCGACATGTTCTGGGGTGAGGCGGAGCTAGAGGTTCTGGATCTAAGTGCAAATAGATTGACCGATAAAGGACTTGGGAAGGCAGCGCTACTGAATGCCAGTAACCTTGAAAGTTTAAATCTAGAGGGCAATTCTTTGAAGCAGGTTCCTCACCATCTACCCCGCACCATAAAGACCCTCAACTTGGAGGGAAACTTCATATCTAGCATAAGTAAGGATGCTTTTATCTCAATGCCTCAGTTGGAGCACCTAGGACTGGCAAGAAACAAGATTACCAAGGTGGCCCTTGGTGCCTTCCGGGTTCTTCCACTTCTGCATCAGATAGACATGAGTCACAACTCCTTACAACAGGTACCACGGCAGCTCCCATTGTGGCTGCACTCGGTAACATTTGCGAACAACAAGATCCGTGCAATTCCACGTGATGCTTTCTGTTGGGGTCGAGGCAACGAGTCTGCCCTTAGCGGCCTGGTCAATGTGCATCTGGAATATAACATGATAGATCTGGGCCACCTGGACACGTTGGCCTTCCGATGTCTCCGAGGCTTTCAGGTGGTGCAGTTTTACTAA